A genomic region of Streptomyces rimosus contains the following coding sequences:
- a CDS encoding biotin--[acetyl-CoA-carboxylase] ligase, whose amino-acid sequence MTPQPPENQDKDHSGTGAGGRWSDLERPPLNRTALRRALLRPGALWTDVDVVPATGSTNTDLTARAAAGLSEGAVLVAEEQSAARGRLDRRWSAPPRSGLFFSFYLTPKVPVERWGWLPLLAGVATASAMARTAGVDTALKWPNDLLVTVGDEERKAGGILAERAGDGVVIGIGLNVTLRAEELPVPGAGSLVLAGAKVTDRDPLLRAVLRSVEDWYGQWTAADGDAAACRLQDAYAAGCATLGRTVRAQLPGDRELRGEAVAIDGDGRLVLATEEGMQRPVDAGDIVHLRPAGQE is encoded by the coding sequence TGGTCCGACCTGGAGCGCCCGCCGCTGAACCGCACGGCACTGCGCCGCGCGCTGCTGCGGCCCGGCGCGCTGTGGACCGACGTCGATGTGGTGCCCGCCACCGGCTCGACCAACACCGACCTCACCGCGCGGGCCGCGGCCGGACTGTCCGAAGGGGCCGTCCTCGTCGCCGAGGAGCAGTCCGCCGCGCGCGGGCGGCTGGATCGCCGGTGGTCGGCGCCGCCGCGCTCCGGTCTCTTCTTCTCCTTCTACCTGACGCCGAAGGTGCCCGTGGAGCGCTGGGGCTGGCTGCCGCTGCTCGCCGGGGTGGCGACCGCCAGCGCGATGGCCCGCACCGCCGGGGTGGACACCGCCCTGAAGTGGCCCAACGACTTGCTGGTCACGGTCGGCGACGAGGAGCGCAAGGCCGGCGGCATCCTCGCGGAGCGCGCCGGGGACGGCGTGGTGATCGGCATCGGCCTCAACGTCACGCTGCGCGCCGAGGAGCTGCCCGTACCCGGCGCGGGCTCGCTGGTCCTGGCCGGTGCCAAGGTCACCGACCGCGACCCGCTGCTGCGGGCGGTGCTGCGGTCGGTCGAGGACTGGTACGGACAGTGGACCGCGGCGGACGGCGACGCGGCGGCCTGCCGCCTTCAGGACGCGTACGCCGCCGGGTGCGCCACGCTCGGCCGGACCGTACGGGCCCAGCTGCCCGGCGACCGGGAGCTGCGCGGCGAGGCGGTGGCGATCGACGGGGACGGGCGGCTGGTGCTCGCGACGGAGGAGGGGATGCAGCGGCCGGTCGACGCGGGCGACATCGTGCACCTGCGCCCGGCGGGGCAGGAGTAG
- a CDS encoding adenylate/guanylate cyclase domain-containing protein, translated as MTADDSGAGPREADIAPRETGAARGEGDPARTDGGVSADGTATRTGSRAAGAGAADGAVNGVARADGAGDAGDDDTIAIRLEQLILGADRRYTPFQAARSAGVSMELASRFWRAMGFADIGQVKALTEADVLALRRLAGLVEAGLLSEAMAVQVARSTGQTTARLADWQIDSFLEGLTEPQDSGLTRTEITYPLVELLLPELEEFLVYVWRRQLAAATGRVVQAQDDAEMVDRRLAVGFADLVGFTRLTRRLEEEELGELVEAFETTAADLVAAHGGRLIKTLGDEVLFAADDAGIAAEIGLRLIETMANDETMPELRVGIAFGTVTTRMGDVFGTTVNLASRLTSIAPKDTVLVDEAFAEELGRTGEAPVSEADAKAAAEAAAGGAGPLPEYRFALQPMWQRPVRGLGVVEPWLLSRRT; from the coding sequence GTGACCGCCGACGACTCGGGCGCCGGCCCGCGCGAAGCGGACATCGCTCCTCGTGAGACGGGGGCTGCTCGCGGTGAGGGGGACCCGGCACGGACGGACGGCGGCGTGTCCGCCGACGGCACCGCCACGCGTACCGGCAGCCGCGCGGCGGGTGCCGGGGCCGCGGACGGCGCGGTGAACGGCGTGGCGCGGGCCGACGGCGCGGGCGACGCCGGTGACGACGACACCATCGCCATCCGCCTCGAACAGCTCATCCTCGGCGCCGACCGCCGCTACACCCCCTTCCAGGCCGCCCGCAGCGCGGGCGTCTCCATGGAGCTGGCCTCCCGCTTCTGGCGCGCCATGGGCTTCGCCGACATCGGCCAGGTCAAGGCGCTGACCGAGGCCGACGTACTGGCGCTGCGGCGGCTGGCGGGCCTGGTGGAGGCCGGACTGCTCAGCGAGGCGATGGCGGTCCAGGTGGCCCGCTCCACCGGGCAGACCACGGCCCGGCTCGCCGACTGGCAGATCGACTCCTTCCTGGAGGGCCTGACCGAGCCCCAGGACTCCGGCCTGACCCGTACGGAGATCACCTACCCCCTCGTCGAACTGCTCCTGCCCGAGCTGGAGGAGTTCCTGGTCTACGTCTGGCGCCGCCAGCTCGCCGCCGCCACCGGCCGCGTCGTGCAGGCCCAGGACGACGCGGAGATGGTCGACCGGCGGCTCGCGGTGGGCTTCGCCGACCTCGTCGGCTTCACCCGGCTCACCCGCCGTCTGGAGGAGGAGGAACTGGGCGAGCTGGTCGAGGCGTTCGAGACCACCGCCGCCGACCTGGTCGCCGCGCACGGCGGCCGGCTCATCAAGACGCTCGGCGACGAGGTCCTGTTCGCGGCCGACGACGCGGGCATCGCGGCCGAGATCGGCCTGCGCCTCATCGAGACCATGGCCAACGACGAGACGATGCCGGAGCTGCGCGTCGGCATCGCGTTCGGCACGGTCACGACGCGGATGGGCGATGTCTTCGGCACCACCGTGAACCTGGCCAGCCGGCTCACCTCGATAGCGCCGAAGGACACGGTGCTGGTGGACGAGGCGTTCGCGGAGGAGCTGGGGCGTACGGGCGAGGCGCCGGTCTCCGAGGCCGACGCGAAGGCCGCCGCCGAGGCCGCGGCGGGCGGCGCCGGACCGCTGCCCGAGTACCGCTTCGCGCTCCAGCCGATGTGGCAGCGGCCGGTGCGGGGGCTGGGCGTCGTGGAGCCCTGGCTGCTGAGCCGCCGTACCTGA
- a CDS encoding enoyl-CoA hydratase/isomerase family protein: MDTQRFGEFVGVHRHGHVAELRLDRPKAMNAVSTAMADAVTAACDALAADRGVRVTVLTSTHERAFCVGADLKERNSFSDADLMRQRPRARAAYTGVLELPMPTIAAVHGFALGGGYELALACDLIVADRTAVVGLPEVSVGVIPGGGGTQLLPRRVGAARAAELIFTGRRVEAAEARDLGLVDQLVDEGRDTEEALALAGRIARNSPVGLRAAKRALRLGHGLDLRTGLDLEDGAWRSVAFSGDRAEGVAAFNEKRRPEWPGE; this comes from the coding sequence ATGGACACGCAACGCTTCGGGGAGTTCGTCGGCGTACACCGCCACGGGCACGTCGCCGAACTGCGGCTCGACCGGCCCAAGGCGATGAACGCCGTGTCCACGGCCATGGCGGACGCCGTCACCGCCGCCTGCGACGCCCTCGCGGCCGACCGCGGCGTCCGCGTCACCGTCCTGACCTCCACCCACGAGCGCGCCTTCTGCGTGGGCGCCGACCTGAAGGAGCGCAACTCCTTCAGCGACGCCGACCTGATGCGGCAGCGCCCGCGCGCCCGCGCCGCCTACACCGGCGTCCTGGAGCTGCCGATGCCCACCATCGCCGCCGTCCACGGCTTCGCGCTCGGCGGCGGCTACGAGCTGGCGCTCGCCTGCGACCTGATCGTGGCGGACCGTACGGCCGTGGTCGGCCTGCCGGAGGTGTCGGTGGGCGTGATCCCGGGCGGCGGCGGTACGCAGCTGCTGCCCCGGCGCGTCGGCGCGGCCCGCGCGGCGGAGCTGATCTTCACCGGGCGGCGGGTGGAGGCGGCCGAGGCCCGTGACCTGGGCCTCGTGGACCAGCTGGTCGACGAGGGCCGGGACACCGAAGAGGCCCTGGCCCTGGCCGGGCGCATCGCACGGAACTCCCCGGTCGGCCTCCGTGCCGCCAAACGCGCCCTGCGCCTGGGCCACGGCCTCGACCTGCGGACCGGCCTGGACCTGGAGGACGGCGCCTGGCGCAGCGTGGCGTTCTCCGGCGACCGGGCGGAGGGCGTGGCGGCCTTCAACGAGAAGCGGCGGCCGGAGTGGCCGGGGGAGTGA
- a CDS encoding GGDEF domain-containing protein, whose protein sequence is MAATHTPRESVRAAAEGVRAAIGGSFAAISAWERELGRLKVLVNVGELAEGEEEFPRDEAYPVHEFPEIVGFLHEQWAGGGQPDAWVETADGPAREGPYNHQRVAALRRRGRGCCVVAPIVLHGRAWGELYVARSAGEPVFTRADAEFATVLAAVTAAGVAQTERLAEARRLAFTDSLTGLANRRAVDMRLDEALERHRRDGAVVSLVVCDLNGLKRVNDSCGHAVGDRLLERFGSVLSLCGAILPGALAARLGGDEFCLLTVGPPADEVAKVAAELCDRAAELELGEGVAVGVASTGDPIGPVRSARRLFRLADAAQYRAKGAGSRGPVVAGRDGGTDDPVVRLADAPERAPTTERRRFRR, encoded by the coding sequence ATGGCTGCCACCCACACCCCGCGCGAGTCCGTACGGGCCGCCGCGGAGGGGGTGCGGGCCGCCATAGGGGGCTCCTTCGCGGCGATCTCGGCCTGGGAGCGCGAGCTGGGCCGGCTGAAAGTGCTGGTCAACGTCGGCGAACTGGCCGAGGGGGAGGAAGAGTTCCCCCGGGACGAGGCATATCCCGTGCACGAGTTCCCGGAGATCGTCGGATTCCTGCACGAGCAGTGGGCCGGGGGCGGCCAGCCCGACGCGTGGGTCGAGACCGCCGACGGCCCGGCGCGGGAGGGCCCGTACAACCACCAGCGGGTCGCCGCGCTGCGCCGCCGCGGCCGGGGCTGCTGTGTGGTCGCGCCGATCGTGCTGCACGGGCGCGCGTGGGGCGAGCTGTACGTGGCCCGCTCGGCCGGGGAGCCGGTCTTCACGCGGGCGGACGCGGAATTCGCCACCGTACTGGCCGCGGTGACCGCCGCCGGGGTCGCGCAGACGGAGCGGCTGGCGGAGGCGCGCCGGCTGGCGTTCACGGACTCCCTGACCGGCCTGGCCAACCGCCGCGCTGTCGACATGCGGCTCGACGAGGCGCTGGAGCGGCACCGCAGGGACGGCGCGGTGGTGAGCCTGGTGGTGTGCGATCTCAACGGGCTGAAGCGGGTCAACGACTCGTGCGGGCACGCCGTCGGCGACCGGCTGCTGGAACGTTTCGGCTCGGTGCTCTCCCTCTGTGGCGCCATACTGCCGGGCGCCCTCGCGGCCCGCCTCGGCGGCGACGAGTTCTGCCTGCTCACGGTGGGTCCGCCGGCCGACGAGGTGGCCAAGGTGGCCGCCGAGCTGTGCGACCGGGCCGCGGAACTGGAACTGGGCGAGGGCGTCGCCGTCGGCGTCGCCTCGACCGGCGACCCGATCGGCCCGGTGCGCTCCGCCCGGCGCCTGTTCCGGCTGGCCGACGCCGCCCAGTACCGGGCGAAGGGCGCCGGCTCGCGCGGCCCGGTGGTGGCGGGCCGGGACGGCGGTACGGACGATCCGGTGGTACGCCTGGCCGACGCCCCCGAGCGCGCCCCGACGACGGAACGGCGCCGGTTCCGGCGCTGA